The genomic segment GTCTGCCGGACGGGGTTGAGTGAACTTGAAGCTGAACGCATGGTGTTTGGCTATGACCACCTGACAGTGGGAAAATGGCTGGCTGATGAATGGACACTGGGAAATGAATTGACGGATGCCATCACTGGGCATCATTATGAAGGGAAACTGGTTAAAATATCTGCAGATCAGGAACTTAAACTTAGTGAAATAATCTATTATGCCAACCTGATGGCCAAAACCATGACGGTTGCTAAGAATGAATTCATCATCCGGCCGCAGATTAAAGAATATTTAGGAAAAAGTTTCCCCGGGTTGCCACTTGATGATTTGCTGGTCAGGATAAATGAAGATGCCAGGACTTTTATCGGCAGCCTCTTTCTGGAGGATGGTTTTCAGGGTGCCGATAATGGAAAAATAAACGAAGAACCGGAAGTTACCGATGATTCAGTGGTTTCTTTTGGCGATTCATATCCGGAAATGGTCAAAAAAGCCCTGACATTATTCAATACTTACAACTATTTCCTTGGCAACTTCCAACTGGGTGAGGCTTTTTACCGGATGCTCGAAAATATTCAGCTTTCCCTGGGAATGTCAAAAATATTTATTGTTTTATATGATCGGAAAAGAAAGCAACTGGTTATTAAAGGTACGCCGGCGAAATATCGCCAACTTCTGGATCTGAAGCTGGAACTGGATGAGGGGGTAAGTAAATTTTTTTCCAGCGGAGAACGGAAGGAATTATGGTTTACGGCGGCCAAAGACCAACAGAACGTCAGCCTGGGACAACAACTGGCTCAATTGTTCGGTAAAGAACTGGGGATTTCCGATGGCGTTTTTGTTCCGGTTACAGGTTCTTCATCTTTTGTCGGCGGGTTCGTGGCTTTGTGCCGGCTGGAACAGCATAATGCATCCATGGTGGTGGAATTTCTTAATGGGTATGCGGTACAGCTGGCCCTGGCCATTCGCATTTACCGGCTCAATAAACGGATGCTGGCCGCTGAGCATGACAAGACTGTGGCGGAAATGGCCGGTACCCTGGCTCATAGCCTTAACCAGCCATTACAGACCTTATCAAGTTATATCTACCTGTTGGAAAAAGAAATGAGAGTTGGTTCATATGGCAGTTCCAGCAGAAATGTTTACTGTGAGAAAATGAAAAAAGCGCTGGGTGAGATGCAGCATAGTATCAAGCGTTTTCAATCAGCCAAAGACTCTGAAACGACGCAATATCACGGGCAAGAGAAAATCTTAAGCGTCTGAGAGTAAAAGCTTCCTGCCAAAAGTAGTAAGAAAATCCTTACTGCCATGCCTTTCCTAAAGCCATTCCCATCCCGGCGGCAACCAGACAGATAACCACGTTCAGGACTATATTT from the Pseudomonadota bacterium genome contains:
- a CDS encoding HDOD domain-containing protein, encoding MRTDLKQLQKKSISLVIPSPPQIITRLLAMISEDRCSANELGELILKDPSLTARILKVANSPFYQFSNKIETVSHAISLLGQETIRMICVSESFLAIFPMNRGRLHQLFQQHNDHSLLTGIVARSLITYLSPGIESEKAFIAGLLHDIGKPILWYNYTRKTSEYEQVCRTGLSELEAERMVFGYDHLTVGKWLADEWTLGNELTDAITGHHYEGKLVKISADQELKLSEIIYYANLMAKTMTVAKNEFIIRPQIKEYLGKSFPGLPLDDLLVRINEDARTFIGSLFLEDGFQGADNGKINEEPEVTDDSVVSFGDSYPEMVKKALTLFNTYNYFLGNFQLGEAFYRMLENIQLSLGMSKIFIVLYDRKRKQLVIKGTPAKYRQLLDLKLELDEGVSKFFSSGERKELWFTAAKDQQNVSLGQQLAQLFGKELGISDGVFVPVTGSSSFVGGFVALCRLEQHNASMVVEFLNGYAVQLALAIRIYRLNKRMLAAEHDKTVAEMAGTLAHSLNQPLQTLSSYIYLLEKEMRVGSYGSSSRNVYCEKMKKALGEMQHSIKRFQSAKDSETTQYHGQEKILSV